The following are from one region of the Tenacibaculum dicentrarchi genome:
- a CDS encoding type B 50S ribosomal protein L31, producing the protein MRKGIHPENYRMVAFKDMSNGDVFLTRSTANTKETLDVEGTEYPLIKLEISRTSHPFYTGKSKLIDTAGRIDKFKNKYAKFKK; encoded by the coding sequence ATGCGTAAAGGAATACATCCAGAAAATTATAGAATGGTAGCTTTTAAAGATATGTCTAACGGAGATGTATTTTTAACACGTTCAACTGCTAACACTAAAGAAACTTTAGACGTAGAAGGAACAGAGTATCCATTAATCAAATTAGAAATTTCAAGAACTTCTCACCCTTTCTATACAGGTAAATCTAAATTAATAGATACTGCTGGACGTATTGATAAGTTCAAAAATAAATATGCGAAATTCAAGAAGTAA
- a CDS encoding glutaminyl-peptide cyclotransferase, whose product MRIYSYLAFALSITCITSCSQSDYKFKLDTSKKTTLGQKAAIKFEQIKGEKIDSVHLFINKKRVNKTQTNVSINTADFGVGKHAVTALAFYPKKSKKITGAIEILAQNAPAVYSYKVINTYPHDKKSYTQGLEFKDGFLYETTGRRGESTLRKVALKTGEVLQKIDLDKKYFGEGMTIFNNKIYWLTWQARKGFIYDLETFKQLGEFDYKNSNQGWGLTHNQNELIKTDGTNKIWFLNADNQTEKRNIQVYTNKYAVDNLNEIELINGKIYANKWQQNSILIINPKTGAVDGVANLNGLRDIVAKNQTLDDNDDVLNGIAYDAQNNRLFVTGKHWGKLFEIELIKK is encoded by the coding sequence ATGCGTATTTACTCCTACTTAGCCTTCGCTTTATCAATAACGTGCATCACTTCTTGTAGTCAATCAGACTACAAATTTAAGTTAGATACCTCTAAAAAAACTACTTTAGGGCAAAAAGCTGCTATTAAATTCGAACAAATTAAAGGTGAAAAGATTGATTCTGTTCATTTGTTTATCAATAAAAAACGTGTAAATAAAACTCAAACAAACGTTAGCATTAATACTGCCGATTTTGGTGTTGGTAAACATGCGGTAACTGCGCTAGCTTTTTATCCGAAGAAATCTAAAAAAATTACTGGAGCTATTGAAATTTTAGCCCAAAATGCACCTGCCGTTTATAGCTACAAAGTTATAAATACCTATCCGCATGATAAAAAATCTTATACCCAAGGCTTAGAATTTAAAGATGGTTTTTTATACGAAACTACTGGGCGTAGAGGCGAATCTACCCTACGAAAAGTAGCTTTAAAAACGGGGGAAGTTCTTCAGAAAATTGATTTAGATAAAAAATATTTCGGTGAAGGAATGACTATTTTTAACAATAAAATTTACTGGTTAACCTGGCAAGCTCGCAAGGGTTTTATTTACGATTTAGAAACTTTTAAACAACTTGGCGAATTTGATTATAAAAACAGTAATCAAGGTTGGGGATTAACGCACAACCAAAATGAGTTGATTAAAACAGATGGAACCAATAAAATATGGTTTTTAAATGCCGATAATCAAACAGAAAAAAGAAATATTCAGGTTTATACCAATAAATATGCGGTTGATAACTTGAATGAAATTGAATTAATTAACGGGAAAATTTACGCCAATAAATGGCAACAAAATTCTATTTTAATTATCAATCCTAAAACAGGAGCTGTTGATGGCGTTGCTAACTTAAACGGGTTAAGAGATATTGTTGCAAAAAATCAAACTTTAGATGATAATGACGATGTTTTAAACGGAATTGCTTACGATGCTCAAAATAATCGCTTGTTTGTTACCGGGAAACATTGGGGTAAATTATTTGAAATTGAACTAATTAAAAAATAA
- a CDS encoding SDR family NAD(P)-dependent oxidoreductase: MSKNIVITGTSRGIGFELAQKFANQGHNVLALSRNTKPLELVNHKNITALSVDLSNNDDLKKATDFIKKQWNNVDILINNAGKLINKPFTELTTSDFEEVYKVNVFAVAEITKQLIPFMKKGSHVVTISSMGGVQGSLKFAGLAAYSSAKGAVITLSELLAEEYKEQQIAFNVLALGAVQTEMLEEAFPGYIAPLSAKEMADYIFDFSLTGSKYYNGQVLQVSSSNP; the protein is encoded by the coding sequence ATGAGTAAAAACATAGTAATTACAGGAACTAGCCGAGGGATTGGTTTTGAGTTGGCACAAAAATTTGCAAACCAAGGACACAACGTATTAGCATTATCAAGAAACACAAAACCTTTAGAGCTTGTAAATCATAAAAACATCACAGCTTTATCGGTTGATTTATCAAATAATGATGATTTAAAAAAAGCCACTGATTTTATTAAAAAACAATGGAATAATGTTGATATTTTAATCAATAATGCTGGTAAATTAATCAACAAACCTTTTACCGAATTAACAACTTCCGATTTTGAAGAAGTTTATAAAGTGAATGTTTTTGCAGTTGCCGAAATCACAAAACAACTGATTCCGTTTATGAAAAAAGGAAGTCATGTTGTTACCATTAGCTCAATGGGTGGAGTTCAAGGAAGTTTGAAATTTGCAGGTTTGGCGGCATATAGCTCGGCAAAAGGTGCGGTAATTACCTTGTCAGAATTATTAGCGGAAGAATATAAAGAACAACAAATAGCCTTTAATGTTTTAGCTTTAGGAGCTGTACAAACAGAAATGCTTGAAGAGGCTTTCCCTGGTTATATTGCACCTTTATCGGCAAAAGAAATGGCTGACTATATTTTTGATTTCTCATTAACAGGAAGTAAATATTACAACGGACAAGTATTACAGGTTTCTAGCTCTAATCCATAA
- a CDS encoding mannose-1-phosphate guanylyltransferase, with protein MNNNYYAVIMAGGVGSRFWPVSTQEYPKQFHDMLGTGESLIQRTFNRINQLIPAENILISTNEHYEELVLKQLSKTSKRQLLLEPTMRNTAPCILYSALKTYAQNPDAVLLIAPSDHWIEDEIEFLNNIKTSFEVSEKNDILMTLGIQPNAPNTGYGYIKFEENSVEDSTIKKVKKFTEKPNLETAKEFLKNGDFLWNAGIFVWSAKSILKAFKDHLPEMFAILNTDNNIYNTNLEASFIKKNYEKCENISIDYGIMERSDNVYVLPINVGWNDLGTWGSLYQKLNKDTQQNAVVGANAIFRDANGNMVSTENGKKIIIQGLNDFIIVEKEDTILICPKKDEQDIKQISALATTEFSKLN; from the coding sequence ATGAATAACAATTATTACGCAGTAATTATGGCAGGTGGTGTCGGTTCTCGGTTTTGGCCTGTAAGTACACAAGAATATCCGAAGCAATTTCATGATATGTTAGGTACTGGTGAATCGTTAATTCAACGTACTTTTAATCGAATTAATCAATTAATTCCTGCCGAAAATATTTTAATTTCAACCAATGAACATTACGAAGAATTAGTTTTAAAACAATTATCAAAAACTAGCAAACGGCAATTATTATTAGAGCCTACAATGCGAAATACCGCACCGTGTATTTTGTATTCAGCTTTAAAAACATACGCTCAAAACCCTGATGCGGTACTATTAATTGCACCTTCCGATCATTGGATTGAAGATGAAATTGAATTTTTAAATAACATAAAAACAAGCTTTGAAGTATCTGAAAAAAATGATATTTTAATGACCCTTGGTATTCAGCCCAATGCCCCAAACACAGGCTATGGTTATATTAAGTTTGAAGAAAATTCTGTAGAAGATTCAACCATTAAAAAAGTAAAAAAATTTACCGAAAAACCCAATTTAGAAACTGCAAAAGAATTTTTAAAAAATGGTGATTTTTTATGGAATGCGGGAATTTTTGTTTGGTCGGCTAAGAGTATTTTAAAAGCTTTTAAAGATCATTTACCTGAAATGTTTGCTATTTTAAATACTGATAATAATATTTATAATACTAATTTAGAAGCTAGTTTTATCAAAAAAAATTATGAAAAATGTGAAAATATTTCGATTGATTACGGCATAATGGAGCGTTCAGATAATGTATATGTATTACCCATTAATGTTGGTTGGAATGACCTCGGGACTTGGGGTTCATTATATCAAAAATTAAATAAAGATACTCAGCAAAATGCTGTTGTAGGTGCAAATGCTATTTTTAGAGATGCAAATGGAAATATGGTTAGCACAGAAAATGGTAAAAAAATAATCATTCAAGGGCTAAACGATTTTATTATAGTCGAAAAAGAGGATACTATTTTAATTTGCCCTAAAAAAGATGAACAAGACATTAAGCAAATTAGCGCATTAGCAACTACCGAGTTTTCAAAATTAAACTAA
- a CDS encoding acyl-CoA desaturase: MTIVIFIIFLWYSGLFFQTFFLHRYAAHQSFTMSKFAEKVCFVLTWIFQGSNYLSAYGYGVMHRMHHAYADTEKDPHSPKYDSNLFKMMWRTKNVYQDINNQRIEIQAKFTKNVPQWKSFDTFASSKFSRLVWAALYVVFFVFFATAWWQWLLLPVAFLMAPIHGVIINWFAHIYGYVNFKVSDTSKNLLPFDFLMMGEGYHNNHHAHGSRANFGGVRWHEIDVTYCIMLFLSKLGFIKIKN, translated from the coding sequence ATGACAATAGTAATTTTTATAATTTTTTTATGGTATTCAGGGTTGTTTTTTCAAACCTTTTTTTTACATAGATATGCTGCACATCAGAGTTTTACGATGTCAAAATTTGCAGAAAAAGTATGTTTTGTACTTACCTGGATTTTTCAAGGATCTAATTATTTGAGCGCTTACGGCTATGGGGTAATGCACCGAATGCACCATGCCTACGCCGATACTGAAAAAGACCCACATTCGCCTAAATACGATAGTAATTTATTTAAAATGATGTGGCGTACTAAAAATGTATATCAAGATATTAATAACCAACGAATTGAAATTCAGGCTAAATTTACTAAAAACGTACCACAATGGAAAAGTTTTGATACTTTTGCAAGTTCTAAATTTTCAAGATTAGTTTGGGCGGCATTGTATGTGGTCTTTTTTGTTTTTTTTGCAACTGCTTGGTGGCAGTGGTTATTATTACCTGTTGCTTTTTTAATGGCACCAATTCATGGAGTAATTATCAATTGGTTTGCACATATTTACGGTTATGTAAACTTTAAAGTAAGCGATACTTCTAAAAATTTATTACCTTTTGATTTTTTAATGATGGGCGAGGGCTATCATAATAATCATCATGCCCACGGAAGTCGTGCTAATTTTGGTGGTGTAAGATGGCATGAAATTGATGTGACTTATTGCATTATGCTTTTTTTGAGTAAGTTAGGTTTTATTAAAATTAAAAATTAA
- a CDS encoding cyclic nucleotide-binding domain-containing protein, producing MVNIRTYLEKSLLINDSDWQFFTSRLKLRKVKKRTKLLNVGEVENFISFIDKGIVRFFIPRKDQDKDKEITFGFCFSNEFVSAYDSFLTQAPSLYELETLTDVEMWSMSYDDLQKVYQQTSIGNALGRISSERLYLIKSKREQSLLNETAEERYLKLFDERPELIKAIPLKYIASYIGVTAQALSRIRKRIT from the coding sequence ATTGTAAATATTAGAACCTATCTAGAAAAATCATTATTAATTAATGATAGCGATTGGCAATTTTTTACCTCTAGATTAAAACTAAGAAAGGTAAAAAAACGCACAAAACTTTTAAACGTAGGCGAGGTCGAAAATTTTATTTCTTTTATAGATAAAGGGATTGTTCGTTTTTTTATCCCTAGAAAAGACCAGGATAAAGACAAAGAAATTACTTTTGGTTTTTGTTTTAGTAATGAATTTGTAAGTGCTTATGATTCTTTTTTAACACAAGCCCCGTCATTATATGAATTAGAAACCCTTACCGATGTTGAAATGTGGAGTATGTCATACGATGATTTACAAAAGGTTTATCAGCAAACAAGTATCGGAAATGCTTTAGGTAGAATTTCGTCAGAGCGCTTATATTTAATAAAATCGAAGCGAGAACAATCGTTATTAAACGAAACAGCCGAAGAGCGTTATTTGAAATTATTTGATGAACGCCCAGAGCTTATAAAAGCAATTCCATTAAAATATATAGCCTCTTATATTGGTGTTACAGCGCAAGCTTTAAGTCGTATCAGAAAGCGAATTACTTAA
- a CDS encoding helix-turn-helix domain-containing protein translates to MKSLLQHLKTRKLASFIENKTIYTSPCAELTIFKTNKVTKNIFLDFDAPIIASIITGKAIMDFEKTMPFSFIPGETLIIPEENSVRIDFPEASELNPTICLGLVIDPNKINDVISNFNEKTILQRENNNWDFKKKAAHLNNNIEIDILVKKITDTFIKDTKSKDALLNLMIQELIIRLLQSKARKLILRKVNDEFSDTRISYAVKYIQENLTKSNLTLDKVAEKACMSKSHFFKKFKSTLGITPIDYINSEKIKFAKKLIKKNPDQNISDIAYKAGFNNVTYFNRLFKKNELITPQKFKISLSKITAYNY, encoded by the coding sequence ATGAAATCCCTTCTTCAACACCTTAAAACAAGAAAACTTGCTTCATTTATTGAAAATAAAACGATTTATACTTCTCCCTGTGCTGAATTAACTATTTTTAAAACCAATAAAGTTACTAAAAATATTTTTTTAGATTTTGATGCTCCTATTATTGCTAGCATCATAACAGGTAAAGCAATTATGGATTTTGAAAAAACAATGCCATTCTCTTTTATACCTGGAGAAACATTAATCATTCCTGAAGAAAATAGTGTACGTATTGATTTTCCTGAAGCCTCAGAACTTAACCCTACAATATGTTTAGGTTTGGTTATTGACCCGAATAAAATAAATGATGTCATTTCTAATTTTAACGAAAAAACTATTCTTCAAAGAGAAAATAATAATTGGGATTTTAAAAAGAAAGCCGCACATTTAAATAACAATATCGAAATAGATATTCTTGTAAAAAAAATTACAGATACTTTTATTAAAGATACAAAATCAAAAGATGCTTTATTAAATCTGATGATTCAAGAATTGATTATTCGCTTGTTACAAAGTAAAGCACGCAAACTTATTTTAAGAAAAGTAAACGATGAATTTAGTGATACTCGTATAAGCTATGCTGTTAAATACATTCAAGAAAATTTAACCAAAAGTAATTTAACGCTAGACAAAGTTGCCGAAAAAGCCTGTATGAGCAAATCTCATTTTTTCAAGAAATTTAAAAGCACTTTAGGTATTACTCCTATTGATTATATCAATTCTGAAAAAATTAAATTTGCTAAAAAACTGATTAAGAAAAACCCTGACCAAAACATTTCTGATATTGCTTATAAAGCAGGTTTTAATAATGTAACCTATTTTAATCGTCTTTTTAAAAAGAATGAACTAATAACACCTCAAAAATTTAAGATATCTTTGTCAAAAATAACAGCATATAACTATTGA
- a CDS encoding sulfite exporter TauE/SafE family protein translates to MLFFSIAILYASVGFGGGSSYLAVLVLTGIAYSQIRATSLLCNIVVVFSNVVFFQKEKLIHWKKISPLVFCSVPMAFLGGFIKINQTAFFIILGITLFIASLIMWFSNTTNYKKQYKTSNYKNASYGATIGFISGMIGIGGGIFLAPLLHLTHWDTPKKIAATASVFILVNSISGLIGQSLNTNFTIDWNLTSLLLISVAIGGQIGQRSSHKLLNPMQLKKATAILIAFVSIRILIKYLF, encoded by the coding sequence TTGCTTTTTTTTAGTATTGCCATACTATACGCTTCCGTTGGTTTTGGTGGCGGCTCTAGTTATTTAGCGGTGTTAGTACTCACAGGTATTGCCTATTCACAAATAAGAGCCACCTCATTACTTTGTAATATTGTGGTAGTATTTAGCAATGTAGTATTCTTTCAAAAAGAAAAATTAATACATTGGAAAAAAATAAGCCCCTTGGTTTTTTGTAGTGTTCCAATGGCTTTTTTAGGCGGTTTTATCAAAATTAATCAAACGGCATTTTTTATTATTTTAGGAATTACATTATTTATTGCTTCGCTTATTATGTGGTTTTCAAATACTACTAACTACAAAAAGCAATATAAAACAAGTAACTACAAAAATGCAAGTTATGGAGCTACTATCGGTTTTATTTCGGGGATGATAGGAATTGGTGGCGGTATTTTCTTAGCGCCTTTATTACATTTAACTCATTGGGATACTCCTAAAAAAATTGCCGCAACAGCAAGTGTTTTTATTTTAGTAAATTCTATTTCCGGGCTAATTGGACAATCATTAAATACTAATTTTACTATTGATTGGAATTTAACAAGTCTTTTATTAATTAGCGTAGCTATTGGCGGACAAATTGGGCAGCGAAGTAGTCATAAATTACTAAATCCGATGCAATTAAAAAAGGCAACCGCTATTTTGATTGCCTTTGTAAGTATTCGTATTTTAATAAAATATTTGTTTTAA
- a CDS encoding cytochrome-c peroxidase, which yields MKDLLGQTKTYLCVCLLLLVVACNQKSEKYSSITEFSDTVKKLYLSHLSKAIENLDSMEFKSTKAQQKHYILARKYFKLSEPILAFSDKDNYKWLNAPNIIGVHGEASNDTRIVNPIGFQVIEEAVFDENSDSLVLKRAINITSARLKLIRKNATLKLKGYHVMWLLRDQITRIATTGITGFDSPVLNQSLVESSYTYQTLLTIIKFNENKFQSKALLNKFEDAIKSAQKALNHDFDTFDRFSFIKNHTNNQLKILLEIQKDWKVKYPFEMALSNNMSTLFSDKTLNINYFSDHLSDTTKLAEKIVFGKQLFNDTSLSKKYDMACATCHVKELAFTDGRKKFNKNQTRNSPTLTYAAYQRSFFMDARAGSLEGQVIGVVKNHNEFNMSMDSVVQRVFKNKNHKNSLATLYGNKRIDFNIRHAIASYIRTLNTFNSKFDKNIREEEQTLTADEKKGFNLFMGKALCASCHFPPLFNGTVPPNYKDTELEFIGVPESTDSINPKISSDLGRYNLYKTAERKHFFKTPTVRNIGKTAPYMHNGVYKTLDEVMDFYNKGGGAGLGFESEYQTLPFDSLSLSKKEVSQVIDFMKTLTDQ from the coding sequence ATGAAAGACTTACTGGGTCAAACTAAGACATACCTTTGTGTATGTCTTTTGCTTTTAGTAGTAGCCTGCAATCAAAAATCAGAAAAATATTCTTCAATTACTGAATTTTCTGACACTGTTAAAAAATTATATTTGAGTCATCTTTCTAAAGCTATTGAAAATTTAGATAGCATGGAATTCAAATCAACAAAAGCACAACAAAAACACTATATTTTAGCTCGAAAATATTTTAAATTATCAGAACCAATTTTAGCTTTTTCTGATAAAGACAATTACAAGTGGTTAAATGCGCCAAATATTATTGGGGTTCATGGCGAGGCAAGTAATGATACTCGTATTGTAAATCCGATAGGTTTTCAGGTTATAGAAGAAGCTGTTTTTGATGAAAATAGCGATTCTTTAGTTTTAAAAAGAGCTATCAATATTACAAGTGCGCGCTTAAAATTAATTCGAAAAAATGCAACACTAAAGTTAAAAGGATATCACGTAATGTGGTTGTTAAGAGATCAAATTACCAGAATAGCCACTACAGGTATTACAGGTTTTGATTCGCCTGTTTTAAATCAATCATTAGTAGAGAGTTCATATACTTATCAAACTTTGCTTACTATTATTAAATTTAATGAAAACAAGTTTCAATCAAAAGCATTATTAAATAAATTTGAAGATGCTATAAAAAGTGCTCAAAAAGCTTTAAACCATGATTTTGATACTTTTGATAGGTTTAGTTTTATAAAAAATCACACCAATAATCAATTAAAAATACTCCTTGAAATTCAAAAAGATTGGAAGGTAAAATATCCTTTTGAAATGGCATTGTCTAACAATATGTCAACGCTTTTTTCTGATAAAACATTAAATATAAATTACTTTTCTGATCATTTAAGCGATACCACTAAACTTGCCGAAAAAATAGTTTTTGGTAAGCAATTATTTAACGATACATCGCTCTCTAAAAAGTACGATATGGCGTGTGCAACTTGTCATGTTAAAGAATTGGCTTTTACCGATGGACGAAAAAAATTCAATAAAAATCAAACAAGAAATAGCCCAACTTTAACCTATGCCGCTTACCAAAGAAGTTTTTTTATGGATGCCAGAGCAGGTAGTTTAGAAGGGCAGGTTATTGGCGTTGTAAAAAATCATAATGAGTTTAATATGTCGATGGATTCGGTAGTACAGCGTGTTTTCAAAAATAAAAATCACAAAAATTCACTAGCGACTTTATACGGTAATAAAAGAATAGATTTTAATATACGTCATGCAATTGCATCTTATATAAGAACCTTGAATACGTTTAATTCTAAATTTGATAAAAATATACGAGAAGAAGAACAAACCTTAACTGCGGATGAAAAAAAAGGCTTTAATTTATTTATGGGAAAAGCATTGTGTGCATCGTGTCATTTTCCACCTCTTTTTAATGGAACAGTGCCGCCTAACTACAAAGATACCGAGTTAGAATTTATAGGTGTTCCAGAGTCCACAGATAGTATTAATCCTAAAATTTCTTCTGATTTAGGAAGATATAATTTGTATAAAACCGCCGAACGTAAACATTTCTTTAAAACACCAACTGTTAGAAATATAGGTAAAACAGCGCCATATATGCACAATGGCGTTTATAAAACTTTAGATGAGGTGATGGATTTTTATAATAAAGGCGGCGGTGCTGGTTTAGGTTTTGAGAGTGAATATCAAACCTTGCCTTTCGATAGTTTAAGCTTATCAAAAAAAGAAGTGTCACAAGTAATTGATTTTATGAAAACCTTGACAGACCAGTAA